A genomic region of Ochotona princeps isolate mOchPri1 chromosome 17, mOchPri1.hap1, whole genome shotgun sequence contains the following coding sequences:
- the LOC131482434 gene encoding keratin-associated protein 9-2-like: protein MTGSCCSPCCPPPCYSTTCCRTTCWKPACVSCCSSAPCCQPSCCQPSCCRPSCCQTTCCRTSFQPSCATSYHRTPCCQPSCCVASCCQPCCQPSCCRPSCCSSPCGQAGTCTPVYCTRTCYHPTCICLPSCCPPTRRLACCEPSCCRPSCCVSSCCQPSCC from the coding sequence ATGACCGGCTCTTGCTGCTCCCCTTGCTGCCCACCCCCCTGCTACAGCACCACCTGCTGCAGGACCACCTGCTGGAAACCAGCCTGTGTGTCCTGCTGCAGCAGCGCcccctgctgccagcccagctgctgccagcccagctgctgccgccCCAGCTGCTGCCAAACCACCTGCTGCAGGACCAGCTTCCAGCCCTCCTGTGCCACCAGCTACCACCGCACaccctgctgccagcccagctgctgtgtggccagctgctgccagccctgctgccagcccagctgctgcaggcccagctgctgcagctccccctgtggaCAGGCCGGCACCTGCACCCCTGTCTACTGCACCAGGACCTGCTACCACCCCACCTGCATctgcctgcccagctgctgcCCGCCTACCCGCCGCCTGGCTTGCTGTGAGCCCAGCTGCTGCCGCCCATCCTGCTGTGtgtccagctgctgccagccctcCTGCTGCTGA
- the LOC101535979 gene encoding keratin-associated protein 9-2-like — translation MTGSCCSPCCPPPCYSTTCCRTTCWKPACVSCCSSAPCCQPSCCQPSCCQPSCCQPSCCRPSCCQTTCCRTSFQPSCATSYHRTPCCQPSCCVASCCQPCCQPSCCRPSCCSSPCGQAGTCTPVYCTRTCYHPTCICLPSCCPPTRRLACCEPSCCRPSCCVSSCCQPSCC, via the coding sequence ATGACCGGCTCCTGCTGCTCCCCTTGCTGCCCACCCCCCTGCTACAGCACCACCTGCTGCAGGACCACCTGCTGGAAACCAGCCTGTGTGTCCTGCTGCAGCAGCGCcccctgctgccagcccagctgctgccagcccagctgctgccagcccagctgctgccagcccagctgctgccgccCCAGCTGCTGCCAAACCACCTGCTGCAGGACCAGCTTCCAGCCCTCCTGTGCCACCAGCTACCACCGCACaccctgctgccagcccagctgctgtgtggccagctgctgccagccctgctgccagcccagctgctgcaggcccagctgctgcagctccccctgtggaCAGGCCGGCACCTGCACCCCTGTCTACTGCACCAGGACCTGTTACCACCCCACCTGCATctgcctgcccagctgctgcCCGCCTACCCGCCGCCTGGCTTGCTGTGAGCCCAGCTGCTGCCGCCCATCCTGCTGTGtgtccagctgctgccagccctcCTGCTGCTGA
- the LOC101535744 gene encoding keratin-associated protein 4-1-like: MVNSCCGSVCSDQGCGQDLCHEDCCRPICQTTCRPSCGVSSCCRPICQTTCRPSCGVSICSRPVCQTTCRPSCGVSSCCRPVCQTTCRPSCGVSSCCRPVCQTTCRPSCGVSICSRPVCQTTCRPSCGVSSCCRPICQTTCQPSVSILSRPVLQTTCCGTPCCRPSC; this comes from the exons ATGGTCAACTCTTGTTGTGGTTCCGTCTGCTCTGACCAGGGTTGTGGCCAAGACTTATGTCACGAGGA CTGCTGCCGCCCAATCTGCCAGACCACCTGCCGGCCCAGCTGTGGTGTGTCCAGTTGCTGCCGCCCAATCTGCCAGACCACCTGCCGACCTAGCTGTGGAGTGTCCATCTGTTCCCGCCCAGTCTGCCAGACCACCTGCCGTCCCAGCTGTGGTGTGTCCAGCTGCTGCCGCCCAGTCTGCCAGACCACCTGCCGTCCCAGCTGTGGTGTGTCCAGCTGCTGCCGCCCAGTCTGCCAGACCACCTGCCGTCCCAGCTGTGGTGTGTCCATCTGTTCCCGCCCAGTCTGCCAGACTACCTGCCGTCCCAGCTGTGGTGTGTCCAGCTGCTGCCGCCCAATCTGTCAGACCACCTGCCAACCCAGTGTCTCCATCTTGTCCCGCCCAGTCTTGCAGACCACCTGCTGTGGTACACCTTGCTGCCGCCCCAGCTGCTGA
- the LOC131482433 gene encoding keratin-associated protein 9-2-like: MTGSCCSPCCPPPCYSTTCCRTTCWKPACVSCCSSAPCCQPSCCQPSCCRPSCCQTTCCRTSFQPSCATSYHRTPCCQPSCCVASCCQPCCQPSCCRPSCCSSPCGQAGTCTPVYCTRTCYHPTCICLPSCCPPTRRLACCEPSCCRPSCCVSSCCQPSCC; the protein is encoded by the coding sequence ATGACCGGCTCCTGCTGCTCCCCTTGCTGCCCACCCCCCTGCTACAGCACCACCTGCTGCAGGACCACCTGCTGGAAACCAGCCTGTGTGTCCTGCTGCAGCAGCGCcccctgctgccagcccagctgctgccagcccagctgctgccgccCCAGCTGCTGCCAAACCACCTGCTGCAGGACCAGCTTCCAGCCCTCCTGTGCCACCAGCTACCACCGCACaccctgctgccagcccagctgctgtgtggccagctgctgccagccctgctgccagcccagctgctgcaggcccagctgctgcagctccccctgtggaCAGGCCGGCACCTGCACCCCTGTCTACTGCACCAGGACCTGCTACCACCCCACCTGCATctgcctgcccagctgctgcCCGCCTACCCGCCGCCTGGCTTGCTGTGAGCCCAGCTGCTGCCGCCCATCCTGCTGTGtgtccagctgctgccagccctcCTGCTGCTGA